CGAGAATCAGAAGATCTTTGGTCCTGGAGCCGATTATTGATATTACATGATTTCCGGCAGCTTTCATTCCCTGTGTTATAGGGAAAACCGGTGCGATTCCGACTCCGCCGCCAATACATGCAACAGTTCCGAAATTTTCAATATGCGTTGGTTTCCCAAGCGGACCAACCAGATCGAGTATTTCCTGTCCCGGTAGCATCTCGGCAAGGAGGGCTGTCGATTTTCCTACTACCTGGAAAATCAGGGTTATTGTTCCCTTGATAGCATCTGCATCAGCAATTGTGAGGGGAATGCGTTCCCCTTGCTCATGTATCCTTATAACAACAAATTGACCGGGTTTTCTTTTTAAAGCAATTTGTTTTGCATCGAATACCAATGAAAACACATTTTCTGATAACATATCCTTTGAGATTATTTTAGCAGGCATGCATGTCCCCCATGTAAGTAAATTTCT
Above is a window of Desulfomonilia bacterium DNA encoding:
- a CDS encoding sulfide/dihydroorotate dehydrogenase-like FAD/NAD-binding protein; amino-acid sequence: MPAKIISKDMLSENVFSLVFDAKQIALKRKPGQFVVIRIHEQGERIPLTIADADAIKGTITLIFQVVGKSTALLAEMLPGQEILDLVGPLGKPTHIENFGTVACIGGGVGIAPVFPITQGMKAAGNHVISIIGSRTKDLLILEDEMKAVSDELIVSTDDGSYGYHGFVSQALENNYLLLGKHIDTVVTIGPVSMMRAVCDVTRKYNIPTVVSLNSIMVDATGMCGACRVSVGGKTKFVCVDGPEFDGHLVDFKELIDRQHIYLDQEKESYDHFCSCRSGR